One genomic region from Bacillus aquiflavi encodes:
- a CDS encoding oxidoreductase, with protein MEKKYVLITGASSGFGLLTTIELAKRGFSVIATMRNEEKKEKVIELCKQFQVEKQITCLQLDVTCKKSLQHLSEHLNQFPKIDILINNAGFAFGGFCEEVSLQEYKEQFETNFFGVIAVTQAVLPFMRKQKQGKIINLSSISGKIGFPGLSPYVASKHALEGWSECLRLEVKPFGIDVALIEPGSFATNIWSSGKRIAKKANNTNSPYDLYMKAIEDQLEKGKEEMGDPKEVASLIANICEQDRLKALRYPIGKGVKLAFYLKKWFPWTKWEQLFYKKLLHKKV; from the coding sequence ATGGAGAAAAAATACGTTCTCATTACTGGGGCATCAAGCGGTTTTGGTCTATTAACAACGATCGAATTAGCAAAGCGCGGATTTTCAGTCATTGCAACGATGAGAAATGAAGAAAAAAAGGAGAAGGTCATTGAATTATGCAAACAATTTCAAGTTGAAAAGCAAATTACCTGTTTACAATTAGATGTAACATGTAAAAAATCATTACAACATTTAAGCGAACATTTAAACCAATTTCCGAAAATTGATATTTTGATTAATAATGCCGGCTTTGCTTTTGGCGGTTTTTGCGAGGAAGTCAGTTTGCAAGAATATAAAGAGCAGTTTGAGACAAATTTTTTTGGCGTCATCGCCGTAACACAAGCTGTATTGCCATTTATGAGGAAGCAAAAACAGGGGAAAATTATTAATTTAAGTAGCATTTCTGGGAAAATCGGTTTTCCAGGGCTTTCACCATATGTCGCTTCCAAACACGCATTAGAAGGTTGGTCGGAATGTTTGCGCCTGGAAGTAAAACCATTTGGAATCGATGTCGCTCTTATTGAACCCGGATCATTTGCCACAAATATTTGGTCAAGCGGCAAAAGAATAGCGAAAAAAGCAAACAACACGAATTCTCCATATGATTTATATATGAAAGCGATAGAAGATCAACTGGAAAAAGGAAAAGAAGAGATGGGTGATCCTAAAGAAGTGGCCTCACTTATCGCTAATATTTGTGAACAAGATAGATTAAAAGCGCTCCGTTATCCAATTGGAAAAGGGGTAAAGCTAGCTTTTTATTTAAAAAAATGGTTCCCATGGACAAAATGGGAGCAGCTTTTTTATAAAAAATTGTTGCATAAAAAAGTTTGA
- a CDS encoding DMT family transporter, giving the protein MIEFVRLAFIIMWSSGAIFVELGLRDADPFTFLFLRLLFAAIILWTAVFFLKTALPTNIKEWRYILLTGLCVQTGYQIFYYLAIYHEVSPGVLTIILGAQPIITTIALKEKSNTVQWFGLLFGMVGLILVVADNIIIASVTLIGILNAILSLLCITVGTILQKKIKIIQPANMAIQYSSGALVLFLLLLFFEQSLEWTMMFSVSLAWMTIVISVGATFLLYYLIEKDHLMKVTSLFYAVPPVTAMLDFLIFGNMIKLFTIIGMILIVIGLILINRQTVI; this is encoded by the coding sequence GTGATAGAGTTTGTACGTCTTGCCTTTATTATCATGTGGAGCAGCGGAGCAATTTTTGTTGAGTTAGGATTGCGTGATGCCGATCCTTTTACTTTTCTGTTTTTAAGGTTATTATTTGCAGCGATTATTTTATGGACTGCGGTTTTTTTCTTAAAGACTGCCCTGCCTACAAACATAAAAGAATGGAGATATATTTTACTTACGGGATTATGTGTGCAAACCGGTTACCAAATTTTCTACTATTTAGCGATTTATCATGAAGTATCCCCGGGCGTTTTAACGATTATATTAGGGGCACAACCGATCATTACGACAATCGCCTTAAAGGAAAAAAGCAATACTGTTCAGTGGTTCGGATTATTATTTGGAATGGTTGGTTTAATATTAGTCGTCGCTGATAATATTATCATTGCTTCTGTTACTTTAATAGGGATTTTAAATGCGATATTATCTCTTTTATGTATAACAGTCGGTACAATTTTACAAAAAAAAATAAAAATCATCCAGCCTGCAAACATGGCGATCCAGTACAGCAGTGGTGCCTTAGTCCTTTTCCTACTATTATTATTTTTTGAACAATCACTTGAATGGACAATGATGTTTTCCGTTTCACTCGCTTGGATGACGATTGTTATTTCAGTCGGCGCAACCTTTCTACTATATTATCTAATCGAAAAAGACCATTTAATGAAAGTAACTAGTTTATTTTACGCTGTCCCGCCAGTAACAGCGATGTTAGATTTTTTGATCTTTGGAAATATGATAAAGCTATTCACAATTATCGGCATGATCTTAATTGTCATCGGTTTAATCTTAATTAATAGACAAACAGTCATTTAA